A region of Arabidopsis thaliana chromosome 5, partial sequence DNA encodes the following proteins:
- the MSI1 gene encoding Transducin/WD40 repeat-like superfamily protein (MULTICOPY SUPRESSOR OF IRA1 (MSI1); FUNCTIONS IN: protein binding; INVOLVED IN: in 13 processes; LOCATED IN: nucleus, chloroplast, chromatin remodeling complex, CUL4 RING ubiquitin ligase complex; EXPRESSED IN: 28 plant structures; EXPRESSED DURING: 14 growth stages; CONTAINS InterPro DOMAIN/s: Histone-binding protein RBBP4 (InterPro:IPR022052), WD40 repeat 2 (InterPro:IPR019782), WD40 repeat, conserved site (InterPro:IPR019775), WD40 repeat (InterPro:IPR001680), G-protein beta WD-40 repeat, region (InterPro:IPR020472), WD40 repeat-like-containing domain (InterPro:IPR011046), WD40-repeat-containing domain (InterPro:IPR017986), WD40/YVTN repeat-like-containing domain (InterPro:IPR015943), WD40 repeat, subgroup (InterPro:IPR019781); BEST Arabidopsis thaliana protein match is: Transducin family protein / WD-40 repeat family protein (TAIR:AT2G16780.1); Has 1807 Blast hits to 1807 proteins in 277 species: Archae - 0; Bacteria - 0; Metazoa - 736; Fungi - 347; Plants - 385; Viruses - 0; Other Eukaryotes - 339 (source: NCBI BLink).), which yields MGKDEEEMRGEIEERLINEEYKIWKKNTPFLYDLVITHALEWPSLTVEWLPDREEPSGKDYSVQKMILGTHTSESEPNYLMLAQVQLPLDDTESEARQYDDDRSEFGGFGCATGKVQIIQQINHDGEVNRARYMPQNPFIIATKTVNAEVYVFDYSKHPSKPPLDGACNPDLKLRGHSSEGYGLSWSKFKQGHLLSGSDDAQICLWDINATPKNKSLDAQQIFKAHEGVVEDVAWHLRHEYLFGSVGDDQYLLIWDLRSPSASKPVQSVVAHSMEVNCLAFNPFNEWVVATGSTDKTVKLFDLRKLSTALHTFDSHKEEVFQVGWNPKNETILASCCLGRRLMVWDLSRIDEEQTVEDAEDGPPELLFIHGGHTSKISDFSWNPCEDWVISSVAEDNILQIWQMAENIYHDEDDAPGEEPSKAS from the exons ATGGGGAAAGACGAAGAGGAAATGCGAGGTGAGATCGAGGAGCGACTAATCAATGAAGAGTACAAGATCTGGAAGAAGAACACTCCTTTCCTCTACGATCTCGTTATTACTCACGCTCTCGAGTGGCCTTCACTTACTGTTGAATGGCTTCCTGACCGTGAAGAACCTTCCGGTAAAGACTACTCCGTTCAGAAGATGATTCTCGGTACCCATACCTCCGAGAGCGAGCCCAATTACTTGATGCTAGCCCAAGTTCAGCTTCCTCTTGACGATACCGAGAGTGAAGCTCGTCAGTACGATGATGACCGCTCTGAATTTGGTGGCTTTGGCTGTGCAACTGGAAAG GTACAAATTATCCAGCAGATAAATCATGATGGTGAGGTTAATCGAGCTCGCTATATGCCTCAAAACCCTTTCATAATTGCTACCAAGACAGTTAATGCGGAGGTCTATGTTTTCGATTACAGTAAGCATCCATCTAAGCCTCCTCTTGATGGGGCTTGTAATCCTGATTTAAAGCTTAGAGGTCACAGCTCTGAGGGATATGGTCTCTCTTGGAGTAAGTTCAAGCAGGGTCATTTGCTTAGTGGCTCTGATGATGCTCAGATCTGCTTGTGGGATATTAACGCTACtcctaaaaacaaatctctgGACGCTCAGCAGATTTTTAAG GCTCATGAAGGGGTTGTGGAAGATGTTGCATGGCATCTGAGACATGAGTACCTGTTTGGATCAGTTGGAGATGACCAATACCTTCTCATATGGGATCTGCGTTCTCCATCTGCCAGTAAACCAGTACAGTCTGTGGTTGCTCATTCGATGGAG GTTAACTGCTTAGCCTTCAATCCATTTAATGAGTGGGTTGTGGCAACAGGATCAACTGACAAGACTGTTAAATTATTCGATCTACGGAAGCTAAGCACCGCTCTTCACACATTTGATAGCCACAA AGAGGAGGTTTTTCAAGTTGGTTGGAACCCAAAGAACGAGACTATTTTAGCTTCATGTTGCCTTGGTAGAAGACTTATGGTTTGGGACCTTAGCAG GATCGATGAGGAACAGACAGTGGAGGACGCAGAAGACGGCCCACCTGAGCTGCTGTTTATTCACGGTGGTCACACTAGcaaaatttcagatttctcGTGGAACCCTTGTGAAGATTGGGTTATTTCCAGTGTTGCTGAGGACAACATACTCCAAATATGGCAAATGGCTGAAAACATCTATCATGATGAGGATGACGCTCCAGGGGAAGAACCATCAAAAGCTTCTTAG
- the FHIT gene encoding FRAGILE HISTIDINE TRIAD (FRAGILE HISTIDINE TRIAD (FHIT); CONTAINS InterPro DOMAIN/s: Histidine triad-like motif (InterPro:IPR011146), Histidine triad, conserved site (InterPro:IPR019808), Histidine triad (HIT) protein (InterPro:IPR001310), Histidine triad motif (InterPro:IPR011151); Has 5210 Blast hits to 5210 proteins in 1676 species: Archae - 233; Bacteria - 3245; Metazoa - 250; Fungi - 213; Plants - 74; Viruses - 2; Other Eukaryotes - 1193 (source: NCBI BLink).), which translates to MLNLQVTGKTILSSIRCQRKMSSTCSSYAFGPYKIDPREVFYATPLSYAMVNLRPLLPAHVLVCPRRLVPRFTDLTADETSDLWLTAQKVGSKLETFHNASSLTLAIQDGPQAGQTVPHVHIHILPRKGGDFEKNDEIYDALDEKEKELKQKLDLDKDRVDRSIQEMADEASQYRSLFDC; encoded by the exons TGTCAGAGAAAG ATGTCGTCTACTTGTTCTTCGTACGCATTTGGGCCGTACAAAATCGATCCCCGTGAAGTGTTCTACGCAACGCCTCTCTCTTATGCCATGGTTAATCTCCGTCCGCTTCTTCCTG CACATGTTCTTGTCTGCCCGAGACGCCTTGTGCCACGATTTACTGATCTTACAGCTGATGAGACCAGTGACCTGTGGCTTACTGCTCAGAAGGTTGGCTCTAAGCTTGAGACCTTCCATAATGCGTCTTCTCTCACATTAGCCATCCAA GATGGCCCTCAAGCGGGACAGACTGTTCCCCATGTACACATTCATATCTTGCCTCGTAAAGGTGGTGACTTTGAGAAGAATGATGAAATCTATGATGCT CTtgatgagaaggagaaggaactGAAGCAGAAGCTTGATCTAGATAAAGACCGGGTTGATAGGAGCATTCAGGAGATGGCTGACGAGGCTTCCCAATACAGATCTCTTTTCGATTGCTAG
- the FHIT gene encoding FRAGILE HISTIDINE TRIAD (FRAGILE HISTIDINE TRIAD (FHIT); CONTAINS InterPro DOMAIN/s: Histidine triad-like motif (InterPro:IPR011146), Histidine triad, conserved site (InterPro:IPR019808), Histidine triad (HIT) protein (InterPro:IPR001310), Histidine triad motif (InterPro:IPR011151); Has 35333 Blast hits to 34131 proteins in 2444 species: Archae - 798; Bacteria - 22429; Metazoa - 974; Fungi - 991; Plants - 531; Viruses - 0; Other Eukaryotes - 9610 (source: NCBI BLink).): protein MSSTCSSYAFGPYKIDPREVFYATPLSYAMVNLRPLLPAHVLVCPRRLVPRFTDLTADETSDLWLTAQKVGSKLETFHNASSLTLAIQDGPQAGQTVPHVHIHILPRKGGDFEKNDEIYDALDEKEKELKQKLDLDKDRVDRSIQEMADEASQYRSLFDC from the exons ATGTCGTCTACTTGTTCTTCGTACGCATTTGGGCCGTACAAAATCGATCCCCGTGAAGTGTTCTACGCAACGCCTCTCTCTTATGCCATGGTTAATCTCCGTCCGCTTCTTCCTG CACATGTTCTTGTCTGCCCGAGACGCCTTGTGCCACGATTTACTGATCTTACAGCTGATGAGACCAGTGACCTGTGGCTTACTGCTCAGAAGGTTGGCTCTAAGCTTGAGACCTTCCATAATGCGTCTTCTCTCACATTAGCCATCCAA GATGGCCCTCAAGCGGGACAGACTGTTCCCCATGTACACATTCATATCTTGCCTCGTAAAGGTGGTGACTTTGAGAAGAATGATGAAATCTATGATGCT CTtgatgagaaggagaaggaactGAAGCAGAAGCTTGATCTAGATAAAGACCGGGTTGATAGGAGCATTCAGGAGATGGCTGACGAGGCTTCCCAATACAGATCTCTTTTCGATTGCTAG
- the FHIT gene encoding FRAGILE HISTIDINE TRIAD yields MTLTRRAHVLVCPRRLVPRFTDLTADETSDLWLTAQKVGSKLETFHNASSLTLAIQDGPQAGQTVPHVHIHILPRKGGDFEKNDEIYDALDEKEKELKQKLDLDKDRVDRSIQEMADEASQYRSLFDC; encoded by the exons ATGACTTTAACCAGACGAGCACATGTTCTTGTCTGCCCGAGACGCCTTGTGCCACGATTTACTGATCTTACAGCTGATGAGACCAGTGACCTGTGGCTTACTGCTCAGAAGGTTGGCTCTAAGCTTGAGACCTTCCATAATGCGTCTTCTCTCACATTAGCCATCCAA GATGGCCCTCAAGCGGGACAGACTGTTCCCCATGTACACATTCATATCTTGCCTCGTAAAGGTGGTGACTTTGAGAAGAATGATGAAATCTATGATGCT CTtgatgagaaggagaaggaactGAAGCAGAAGCTTGATCTAGATAAAGACCGGGTTGATAGGAGCATTCAGGAGATGGCTGACGAGGCTTCCCAATACAGATCTCTTTTCGATTGCTAG